Proteins encoded together in one Lysinibacillus sp. FSL K6-0232 window:
- a CDS encoding Fic family protein: protein MHSIDNKYNLNERESRFLLKKSLVELIHANSRLEKVNTTFPQTKTIVEGMSVSGVSIDDIQVILNLKNAYQYILKETAPFTLEVAKKINSFVSYNESLAWGVVRNGNVGIHGVNYQPSIPVEDEVAAHIQTILADDSVSTTTYRALKYMYYAMRTQIFWDGNKRTALISANYIMLLNGNGVLHIEESKLEKWNELLSQFYETNNDEKIIRWTYDNCIFGIDY from the coding sequence ATGCATTCAATAGATAACAAATATAATCTAAATGAACGTGAGTCAAGGTTTCTATTAAAGAAATCGTTAGTTGAACTGATACATGCAAATTCACGATTAGAAAAAGTAAATACAACGTTCCCCCAAACAAAGACCATTGTGGAAGGTATGAGTGTTAGCGGTGTAAGCATAGACGACATTCAAGTCATTTTAAATCTCAAAAACGCCTATCAATACATCTTAAAAGAAACAGCTCCCTTTACATTAGAGGTGGCAAAAAAGATTAATTCTTTTGTTTCTTACAATGAATCTCTCGCGTGGGGAGTTGTACGAAACGGGAACGTAGGTATCCATGGTGTGAATTATCAGCCTAGTATCCCTGTAGAGGATGAAGTGGCAGCACATATTCAAACTATTTTAGCGGATGATAGCGTTTCGACTACTACTTATCGTGCATTAAAGTATATGTATTATGCTATGCGTACACAAATTTTCTGGGATGGCAACAAACGCACAGCACTTATTTCCGCAAACTATATTATGCTACTAAATGGCAACGGTGTATTGCACATCGAAGAAAGCAAACTAGAAAAATGGAATGAACTTTTATCACAATTCTATGAAACGAACAATGATGAAAAAATCATCCGTTGGACATATGACAACTGTATTTTTGGTATTGATTATTAA
- a CDS encoding helix-turn-helix domain-containing protein, whose product MNSNERIKELRKILSLNQEDFGERIGLTKSSVSNIEKGLRNVTEQHIRLLVNAFNVNENWLRTGEGEMFIKPATFSLDEYAQKNQLTELELDIIKSYMDLNKDVRQAILETAQQLFAKHAETAVTVEESIEAEVDKELALIRQELIDEKKARMLSASQKHETG is encoded by the coding sequence ATGAATAGCAACGAACGAATTAAGGAATTACGAAAGATATTATCCTTAAATCAAGAAGATTTCGGAGAACGTATTGGTCTAACGAAATCTAGTGTTTCAAACATTGAAAAGGGGCTTCGTAATGTCACGGAACAACATATTAGACTTCTTGTTAATGCCTTTAATGTCAATGAAAACTGGCTACGCACTGGTGAAGGTGAAATGTTTATTAAGCCTGCTACTTTTTCACTTGATGAATACGCACAAAAAAACCAGCTCACCGAATTGGAGCTGGACATCATTAAAAGCTATATGGATTTGAATAAGGATGTACGTCAAGCTATCCTCGAAACAGCACAGCAGCTTTTTGCAAAGCACGCTGAAACGGCTGTTACAGTGGAGGAATCTATTGAAGCAGAAGTAGACAAAGAACTGGCTCTTATACGGCAGGAATTAATAGACGAGAAAAAAGCAAGAATGTTATCAGCCTCACAAAAGCACGAAACAGGCTAA
- a CDS encoding translation factor GTPase family protein — MEINGIEEKESTGTNIRSCTLSLVPEGLFQCPLSEQVLFHTNSIQARGRVDHQDTFLDNHELERQRGITIFAEQGRFTLGEDTYTLIDTPGHVDFSPEMERAIRVMDYAIIIVSAVEGVQGHTETVWQLLRKYHVPTFFFINKIDREGADVAAVMAQLRKDCSEHVLLVDEPLQANYVSSSIMEWLAERDEQLLDAFLQDTLDCEQCLVQLQAMIQDECAFPCFIGSALKDRGIQELLAQLPLLTATHFKQDAPFQGEVFKIRHDGHQRLTFLKALQGSLHIRDELTVGEVTEKITEIRLYNGSRFDTVQQVEAGEIFAVKGLSAATIGEQIGSTAYTQPYELMPTLQAKVQYKGDQHIKEVLKIFRLLEAEEPSLRVVWQEKFQEIHVHIMGIIQLEVLVDVLIRRFSLEVSFGAPQILYMETIANTVTGYGHFEPLKHYAEVHVLMEPNARGTGNTFSNACHADALSVGNQRLVEKHLFERDHHGLLTGFPVTDIHFTLLTGRGHNEHTSGGDFREATFRALRQGLEQAHNILLEPYYRFKMKASKDFIGRMMTDIQQMAGTFHDPILTETDAILTGRAPVATLMGYSTTFAAYTNGKGALSLQFDGYDVCHNAEEVIAQIGYDKNADPDYTSSSIFCAKGKGYSVPWDQAQAAMHCQ; from the coding sequence ATGGAAATCAACGGCATCGAAGAAAAAGAGAGTACAGGAACGAATATTCGTTCCTGTACTCTCTCACTTGTGCCTGAGGGACTTTTTCAGTGCCCTCTTTCTGAGCAAGTGCTTTTTCATACAAATAGTATTCAAGCACGAGGGCGTGTCGATCATCAGGACACCTTTTTAGATAATCACGAGCTGGAGCGACAGCGCGGTATTACCATATTTGCTGAGCAAGGTCGCTTCACGCTAGGCGAGGATACATATACGCTCATTGATACACCAGGGCATGTCGATTTTTCCCCTGAAATGGAGCGTGCCATTCGTGTGATGGACTATGCCATTATTATTGTCAGCGCTGTGGAGGGCGTACAGGGACATACCGAAACCGTCTGGCAGCTTCTGCGCAAGTACCATGTGCCAACCTTCTTTTTTATCAATAAAATTGACCGTGAAGGCGCAGATGTAGCGGCAGTAATGGCACAGCTTCGTAAGGATTGCTCTGAGCATGTCCTCTTGGTGGATGAACCGCTGCAAGCCAATTATGTATCAAGCAGCATAATGGAGTGGCTTGCTGAGCGTGATGAGCAATTGCTGGATGCCTTTTTACAGGACACGCTGGATTGTGAGCAATGCCTTGTACAGCTACAGGCGATGATTCAAGACGAGTGTGCCTTTCCGTGCTTTATAGGCTCTGCCTTAAAGGATAGAGGCATTCAGGAATTATTGGCACAGCTTCCGCTATTAACGGCTACTCACTTTAAGCAGGATGCACCGTTTCAAGGAGAGGTTTTTAAAATTCGTCATGACGGGCATCAGCGTTTAACCTTTCTAAAAGCTTTACAGGGATCACTACATATTCGTGATGAATTGACAGTTGGAGAGGTTACCGAAAAAATTACGGAGATTCGTCTTTATAACGGCAGTCGCTTTGATACGGTTCAGCAGGTCGAGGCTGGCGAAATTTTCGCTGTCAAAGGGCTGAGTGCCGCTACAATTGGTGAGCAAATCGGCAGTACGGCATATACACAGCCTTATGAGCTTATGCCTACTTTACAGGCGAAGGTTCAGTATAAGGGCGATCAGCATATAAAGGAGGTACTAAAGATTTTTCGTCTGCTGGAAGCTGAGGAGCCATCTTTACGTGTTGTGTGGCAGGAAAAATTTCAAGAAATTCATGTCCATATTATGGGCATTATTCAGTTGGAGGTGCTTGTTGATGTATTGATAAGGCGCTTCTCGCTGGAGGTGTCCTTTGGCGCTCCGCAAATTTTATATATGGAAACCATTGCAAATACAGTAACAGGCTATGGGCATTTTGAGCCATTAAAGCATTATGCAGAGGTGCATGTATTGATGGAGCCCAATGCGCGTGGCACAGGCAATACCTTTAGCAATGCCTGCCATGCGGATGCTTTATCGGTAGGCAACCAGCGCCTTGTAGAAAAGCATTTATTTGAGCGTGACCATCACGGCTTATTAACGGGCTTTCCTGTTACAGATATTCATTTCACGCTGTTAACAGGTCGCGGGCACAATGAACATACATCTGGTGGCGATTTTCGCGAGGCAACCTTCCGGGCATTGCGTCAAGGGCTAGAGCAAGCACACAATATTTTGCTGGAGCCTTACTATCGCTTTAAAATGAAGGCTTCCAAGGATTTCATCGGTCGTATGATGACAGATATCCAACAAATGGCTGGTACATTTCATGACCCTATTTTAACAGAAACAGATGCTATTTTAACAGGACGTGCACCCGTTGCCACCTTGATGGGCTATAGCACTACTTTTGCTGCCTATACAAATGGCAAAGGAGCCTTGTCGCTTCAGTTTGATGGCTATGATGTTTGCCATAATGCAGAGGAAGTTATCGCTCAAATAGGCTACGATAAAAACGCTGACCCTGACTATACATCCTCAAGCATTTTTTGTGCCAAGGGCAAGGGCTATTCCGTGCCATGGGACCAAGCCCAAGCAGCCATGCATTGCCAGTAG
- a CDS encoding IS1182 family transposase, producing MISKQETFNLSPYMALYDLIIPKDNMLRQINELVDFSFILDELKSKYCLVNGRNAIPPIRMFKYLLLKAIHDLSDADLIERSKFDMSFKYFLDMAPEEEVIDPSSLTKFRRLRLQDMNLLDLLIQKTVEIALEKGLLLSKMVIVDATHTKARYNQKTPKEFLQEKSKNVRKAVYQLDENMVGKFPEKPASNEVTEELDYCRQVVEAVETQSKVAQIPAVKEKLNVLKEVIDDYENHLSYSNDPDARVGHKSADSSFFGFKTHIAMSDERIITAAVVTTGEKSDGHYLQELVEKSRTAGMEIDTVIGDAAYSWKENLVYAKSEQFQLISKLNPVITNGSGQRKIEFDYNKDAGMFVCPAGHMATHKRRTGRKTLNQSLTFHFDIEKCKVCPMREGCYKEGAKSKTYSVTIQSDTHQEQAAFQETAEFKALASKRYKIEAKNSELKNPHGFKTAKSAGLFGMEIQGATTIFAVNLKRILKLLSEKE from the coding sequence ATGATTTCTAAACAGGAAACATTCAATTTAAGCCCGTACATGGCGTTGTACGATTTAATTATTCCAAAGGACAATATGCTTCGCCAAATCAATGAACTTGTGGATTTCTCATTTATTCTAGACGAACTAAAATCGAAATACTGTTTAGTTAATGGCCGTAACGCGATTCCACCGATTCGCATGTTTAAATATTTACTGTTAAAAGCGATTCATGACCTGTCGGATGCCGACCTTATCGAACGTTCAAAATTCGATATGTCCTTTAAATATTTTTTAGATATGGCACCAGAAGAGGAAGTGATCGACCCCAGTTCCCTGACAAAATTCCGTCGACTCCGTCTTCAAGATATGAATTTATTAGATTTACTGATTCAGAAAACTGTTGAAATTGCTTTAGAGAAAGGACTACTCCTTAGTAAAATGGTGATTGTCGACGCTACCCATACAAAAGCGCGATATAACCAGAAAACGCCCAAAGAATTTTTACAGGAAAAATCCAAAAATGTACGTAAAGCCGTGTATCAACTAGACGAAAACATGGTCGGAAAATTCCCTGAGAAGCCTGCGTCAAATGAAGTCACAGAAGAATTAGATTACTGTCGTCAAGTAGTTGAAGCAGTCGAAACACAATCAAAGGTTGCACAAATCCCGGCTGTGAAAGAAAAATTAAATGTTTTAAAAGAAGTGATAGATGATTATGAGAATCATTTAAGCTATTCAAATGATCCGGATGCACGTGTTGGCCATAAGTCAGCAGATTCTTCTTTCTTTGGTTTTAAAACGCATATTGCGATGAGTGATGAACGTATTATTACAGCAGCGGTTGTGACGACGGGTGAAAAAAGTGATGGGCACTATTTACAAGAGTTGGTAGAGAAAAGTAGAACTGCCGGCATGGAAATTGACACGGTGATTGGTGATGCCGCCTATTCCTGGAAAGAGAATTTAGTGTATGCAAAATCGGAGCAGTTTCAGTTAATTTCAAAGTTAAATCCAGTAATCACAAATGGCAGCGGACAACGGAAAATTGAATTTGATTATAACAAGGATGCGGGTATGTTTGTTTGTCCAGCGGGGCACATGGCAACTCACAAAAGACGTACGGGCAGGAAAACCCTGAATCAAAGTTTAACGTTTCATTTTGATATTGAAAAATGTAAAGTTTGCCCGATGCGAGAGGGCTGTTATAAGGAAGGGGCGAAAAGTAAAACGTATAGTGTAACGATTCAATCCGATACACATCAAGAACAAGCAGCATTCCAGGAAACAGCCGAATTCAAAGCACTTGCCAGCAAACGCTATAAAATCGAAGCGAAAAATAGTGAATTAAAGAACCCACACGGCTTTAAAACAGCAAAATCGGCGGGTTTATTTGGCATGGAAATTCAAGGAGCCACGACGATCTTTGCGGTCAATCTGAAACGGATACTCAAACTACTGAGTGAAAAAGAGTAG
- a CDS encoding ABC transporter substrate-binding protein, with product MTKWKSSWLVLVIALVAMLAACNTESAEQEEQTEPAEAAATEVTIDNNDTTQTYKEAPTKAISLNQHVTEIMLALGLEDAMVGTAYLDDKIYEPLQEAYEKVPVLSDQYPTKEQVIDAEADFLYGGWKSAFGEKGVGTPEELEELGIHTYLHTSSNMTKPTLEDIFTDIRNVAKIFRVEERGEALIEQMTKDVDAVRAKLPQEGENLRVLVFDSGEKDVFTAGQNFMNELVTIAGGQNVFGDVESGWTTVSKEDAVDRNPEVVVVIDYGETTAQQKIDFLKNDPALKEMEAVQNDRFVILPLSAASEGVRAAEAIEILAKGFYPDNF from the coding sequence ATGACAAAATGGAAAAGTAGTTGGCTTGTGTTAGTCATTGCCCTTGTAGCGATGTTAGCAGCATGTAATACGGAGTCAGCAGAGCAGGAAGAACAAACAGAGCCAGCAGAAGCAGCGGCAACGGAAGTAACGATTGACAATAATGATACAACGCAAACCTATAAGGAAGCACCAACAAAAGCGATTAGCTTAAATCAGCATGTGACAGAAATTATGCTAGCGCTAGGCTTAGAGGATGCTATGGTAGGTACGGCTTACTTAGATGATAAAATTTATGAGCCATTGCAGGAGGCATACGAGAAAGTGCCTGTTCTATCAGACCAATATCCAACAAAGGAGCAGGTCATTGATGCAGAGGCAGACTTTTTATATGGCGGCTGGAAAAGTGCCTTTGGCGAAAAGGGAGTTGGCACACCTGAGGAGCTGGAGGAGCTAGGCATTCATACGTATTTACATACATCTTCGAATATGACAAAGCCAACATTGGAGGATATTTTCACAGATATTCGCAATGTGGCGAAGATTTTCCGTGTGGAGGAGCGCGGAGAGGCATTGATTGAGCAAATGACGAAGGATGTAGATGCTGTTCGTGCGAAATTACCGCAGGAGGGCGAAAATTTACGTGTTTTAGTATTTGATAGTGGTGAAAAGGATGTGTTCACGGCTGGTCAAAACTTTATGAATGAGCTTGTAACCATTGCTGGCGGTCAAAATGTTTTTGGCGATGTGGAATCAGGCTGGACAACTGTATCGAAGGAGGATGCAGTAGACCGAAATCCGGAGGTGGTTGTTGTTATTGATTATGGTGAAACAACAGCCCAACAAAAAATAGACTTCTTAAAAAATGATCCAGCATTAAAGGAAATGGAGGCTGTTCAAAATGATCGTTTCGTTATCCTACCACTATCAGCAGCATCTGAGGGGGTACGTGCAGCAGAGGCGATTGAAATTTTAGCAAAGGGCTTCTACCCTGATAATTTTTAA
- a CDS encoding precorrin-3B methylase, which yields MNAFQKNIPDQTFETLNRQGDFTRLVISPGIINKHYTPAQFQTIAEVVGEQGAIKYSTSYSLLLAIPTSDVEEAIHTLQQAGLYSMPAGAIVAMKACDFCDGDKMEAAPITEQLYHTLEGMTVPARVRVNINGCASACYNAVYDDIGLVYQQESFDVYLGAVPMGAKAQAGTLFAKRVAVTRIEAFLQQIIQLYQKHARPNEPFYKFYRRTKSDDFWQSLSRNNN from the coding sequence ATGAATGCATTTCAGAAAAATATACCTGACCAAACCTTTGAAACATTGAACCGTCAAGGTGACTTTACACGTTTAGTTATTAGCCCAGGTATTATTAATAAGCATTATACACCTGCACAATTTCAAACGATTGCAGAGGTTGTTGGGGAGCAGGGTGCGATTAAGTATTCGACATCCTATAGCCTATTATTAGCCATTCCAACAAGCGATGTAGAGGAAGCGATTCATACGTTACAGCAGGCAGGGCTGTATAGTATGCCTGCGGGAGCAATTGTAGCGATGAAGGCCTGTGATTTTTGCGATGGCGACAAAATGGAGGCAGCGCCAATTACAGAGCAGCTCTATCATACATTGGAGGGCATGACAGTGCCTGCAAGAGTGCGTGTCAATATCAACGGCTGTGCATCTGCCTGCTATAATGCGGTCTATGATGATATTGGACTTGTTTACCAGCAGGAAAGCTTTGATGTCTATTTAGGCGCAGTGCCAATGGGCGCAAAGGCACAGGCAGGCACATTATTTGCCAAAAGGGTAGCAGTGACAAGGATTGAAGCGTTTTTACAGCAGATTATTCAGCTTTATCAGAAGCATGCACGCCCAAATGAGCCCTTTTATAAATTTTACCGCCGAACAAAGTCGGACGATTTTTGGCAGAGCCTAAGCAGGAATAATAATTAG
- a CDS encoding S9 family peptidase, whose translation MTAKQGIQPQDLYHLKSVSAPQLSPDGTEVIYIETVMDEKSNDYISHLYYLNLQAKQPQQWTFGEAKTSAPAWSPDGSHIAFVSTRTGKPQIFVLAKTGGEARQITHCKHGATSPVWSPCSKKIAFSVKLGQEDSIHDQPETDKQQQELKPLEVSAMKYKSDAAGLLDMEQFTHIAVAHLETGELEQLTAGNHHFHLDTWSPNGQYLTYIADLSEDQDFSFNNDIFLLDVATKQTQQLTAEIGTFYQTSWSPNSRYLTFLGSKREFQNATQAKLWLYDVAQQQLTCITSDFDAPIGDLMIGDFLQGVVAPRVQWLEDNHSFYFQVTDQGSTAIYFGNLAGELYPAILDDQYVYGFSLDAKRDKAVVAISTPTNPGDLFYINLQTGEKEQLTAVNQEFLQARALAVPEAIEFEGAEGWSVHGWLMKPIGYQEGNKYPLILEIHGGPHAMYGNSYFNEFQILAAQGFAVLYTNPRGSHGYGQAFVDAVRGDYGGNDYQDLMAAVDYALAHFDFIDPARLGVTGGSYGGFMTNWIVGHTKRFKAAVTQRSIANWISFYGVSDIGYYFTDWQIFAGLEDIDKLWHHSPLKYVNAIETPLLILHGENDYRCPIEQAEQLFIALKQRKKETKFIRFPAANHELSRSGKPSLRIQRLTYIRDWFVDYL comes from the coding sequence ATGACAGCAAAACAAGGCATTCAACCACAAGACCTATATCACTTAAAATCGGTATCTGCTCCACAGCTATCGCCTGATGGTACAGAGGTTATCTATATAGAAACAGTGATGGATGAAAAGAGCAACGACTATATATCTCATTTATATTATCTTAATTTACAAGCTAAACAGCCACAGCAATGGACATTTGGCGAGGCGAAAACAAGCGCTCCAGCATGGTCACCAGATGGCAGTCATATTGCATTTGTATCTACAAGAACAGGCAAGCCACAAATTTTTGTATTGGCAAAGACAGGCGGGGAGGCAAGGCAAATAACCCATTGTAAGCATGGAGCTACCTCACCTGTCTGGTCGCCATGCAGCAAAAAAATTGCGTTCTCGGTTAAGCTTGGTCAAGAGGATAGCATTCACGATCAGCCTGAAACAGATAAACAGCAGCAGGAGCTAAAGCCGCTGGAAGTGAGTGCTATGAAATATAAATCAGATGCGGCAGGCTTGTTAGATATGGAGCAATTTACGCATATTGCTGTTGCTCATCTTGAAACAGGTGAGCTGGAGCAGCTAACAGCAGGAAACCATCATTTCCACCTTGATACATGGTCGCCAAATGGGCAATACTTGACATATATCGCTGATTTATCAGAGGATCAAGATTTTTCATTTAACAATGATATTTTCTTATTGGATGTAGCGACAAAGCAGACTCAGCAGCTAACAGCAGAAATAGGCACATTTTATCAAACTTCATGGTCACCGAACAGTCGCTATCTTACGTTTCTTGGTAGCAAACGCGAATTTCAAAATGCTACACAAGCAAAGCTATGGCTATATGATGTAGCACAGCAGCAACTGACATGTATAACAAGTGACTTTGATGCGCCGATTGGTGACTTAATGATTGGCGATTTTCTACAGGGCGTTGTAGCCCCTCGTGTGCAATGGCTGGAAGATAATCACAGCTTTTATTTCCAAGTGACAGACCAAGGCAGCACAGCGATTTATTTTGGTAATCTTGCAGGCGAATTATATCCAGCTATTTTGGATGACCAATATGTTTATGGCTTTTCACTGGATGCTAAGCGCGATAAAGCCGTTGTCGCCATTAGCACGCCAACAAATCCCGGCGATTTATTTTATATTAATTTACAAACGGGCGAAAAGGAGCAGCTTACGGCGGTAAATCAGGAGTTTTTACAAGCAAGAGCCTTAGCTGTGCCTGAAGCAATTGAATTTGAAGGGGCAGAGGGCTGGAGCGTTCATGGCTGGCTGATGAAGCCGATTGGCTATCAAGAGGGCAATAAATATCCACTTATTCTAGAAATTCATGGCGGCCCACATGCGATGTATGGCAACAGTTATTTCAATGAATTTCAGATTTTAGCTGCACAGGGCTTTGCTGTGCTATATACAAACCCGCGTGGTAGTCATGGCTATGGGCAAGCATTTGTTGATGCTGTGCGTGGTGATTATGGCGGCAATGATTATCAGGACTTAATGGCAGCGGTGGATTATGCACTGGCACACTTTGATTTTATTGATCCAGCTCGTCTTGGCGTGACAGGTGGTAGCTATGGTGGCTTTATGACGAACTGGATTGTTGGACATACGAAGCGCTTTAAAGCTGCTGTTACCCAACGCTCAATTGCAAACTGGATTAGCTTTTATGGTGTGAGTGATATCGGCTATTATTTTACAGACTGGCAAATTTTTGCGGGGCTAGAGGATATTGATAAGCTATGGCATCATTCACCATTGAAGTATGTAAATGCGATAGAAACACCGTTATTGATTTTACATGGGGAAAACGACTATCGCTGTCCAATTGAGCAGGCAGAGCAATTATTTATTGCCTTAAAGCAGCGCAAAAAAGAAACCAAATTTATTCGCTTCCCAGCAGCTAATCATGAGCTATCGAGAAGTGGTAAACCATCACTAAGAATCCAGCGCCTCACGTATATCCGTGATTGGTTTGTGGATTATTTATAA
- a CDS encoding class I SAM-dependent rRNA methyltransferase, whose product MTQTITLQIKQPFANPLKKGYPLLTKDAVDVRQLPAQQGALLRLVDQHQRFIGTGYYGIQNKGIGWVLTTDANEAIDQAFFSQKLKKAIENRAAFFNNDDTTAFRVFNGEGDSIGGLTIDFFNGYYMVSWYSEGIYCFKDMIYAALAETVQYEAIYEKKRFDGKGQYMEQDDFVMGIPGEFPIMVKENGMTYAVHLNDGAMTGIFLDQRDVRLAIRERYAKQTNMLNTFSYTGAFSVAAALGGALQTTSVDVAKRSLAKTIEQFSVNNIDYEAQDIKVMDVFHYFKYAQRHELQFDLVVLDPPSFARTKQMTFSTAKDYPKLLKDAIAITAKNGIIVASTNNASFGMKKFKGFIDQAFQATNTRYKIMEEHSLPKDFRVPREYPEFNYLKVVFIQKLS is encoded by the coding sequence ATGACACAAACAATCACTTTACAAATTAAACAGCCCTTTGCTAATCCATTAAAAAAGGGCTACCCACTTCTTACAAAGGATGCCGTGGATGTACGCCAGCTCCCAGCGCAGCAGGGTGCATTGCTAAGGCTCGTTGACCAGCATCAGCGCTTTATTGGGACAGGGTACTACGGTATCCAAAATAAAGGCATTGGCTGGGTACTGACAACAGATGCCAATGAAGCGATTGATCAAGCTTTTTTTAGCCAAAAATTGAAAAAGGCAATTGAGAATCGTGCAGCATTTTTCAACAATGACGACACAACAGCCTTTCGTGTGTTTAATGGTGAGGGAGATAGCATTGGCGGCTTGACCATTGACTTTTTTAATGGCTACTATATGGTAAGCTGGTATAGCGAGGGAATTTATTGCTTTAAGGACATGATTTATGCGGCGCTGGCTGAAACGGTTCAGTACGAGGCGATTTATGAGAAAAAGCGCTTTGATGGCAAGGGACAGTATATGGAGCAGGATGATTTTGTTATGGGCATACCGGGTGAATTCCCTATTATGGTGAAGGAAAATGGTATGACCTATGCTGTGCATTTAAACGATGGCGCAATGACAGGAATTTTTCTTGATCAGCGTGATGTACGATTGGCGATTCGTGAGCGCTATGCGAAGCAGACAAATATGCTCAATACCTTCTCCTATACAGGCGCATTTTCAGTAGCGGCGGCACTAGGAGGCGCGCTTCAAACAACGAGTGTCGATGTAGCGAAGCGCAGTTTAGCGAAAACGATTGAGCAATTTAGTGTCAATAATATCGATTATGAGGCGCAGGATATAAAGGTAATGGATGTTTTTCATTATTTTAAATATGCACAGCGCCACGAGCTACAATTTGACCTTGTCGTGCTAGACCCACCAAGCTTTGCTCGTACAAAGCAAATGACGTTTTCCACTGCAAAGGACTATCCTAAATTACTCAAGGATGCCATTGCCATTACAGCGAAAAATGGCATTATTGTTGCCTCAACGAATAATGCCAGCTTTGGTATGAAAAAGTTTAAAGGCTTTATTGACCAAGCCTTTCAAGCGACCAATACGCGCTATAAAATCATGGAAGAGCATAGTTTGCCAAAGGATTTCCGCGTCCCGCGTGAATACCCTGAATTTAATTACTTAAAGGTTGTTTTTATTCAAAAGCTTAGCTAA
- a CDS encoding alpha/beta hydrolase: MTKLRDEAVQFIQANNTNTPYYQCTPQQARAMRTVAPWQSAQKPQLAAIEDKTITVRDGAQISARIYTPVVGKKLPVIVFYHGGGWVYGNLDSVDAGCQLLAEKAQALVVSVDYRLAPEYPFPIPLYDAYDSLLWVQEQLEALGGDATKITIAGDSAGGNLATVVTYLAAVLNGPAIHAQALIYPVVHLDFSTASYAAYGENYGLDKQGMEWFAHHYTDVQNFTDPLISPLLIEDASIFPKTLIIAADADVLYDEGHAYAQKLAQAGVAVEHITMHGLIHSYFSKMTYFEEATIDTVEKIAQFLK; this comes from the coding sequence ATGACAAAATTAAGAGATGAAGCAGTCCAATTCATTCAAGCAAATAATACGAATACACCTTATTATCAGTGCACCCCACAGCAAGCAAGAGCGATGCGCACCGTTGCACCGTGGCAATCCGCACAGAAGCCACAGCTTGCAGCTATTGAGGATAAAACGATTACCGTGCGTGATGGCGCACAAATTTCTGCACGCATTTATACGCCTGTTGTTGGCAAAAAGCTCCCTGTGATTGTGTTTTACCACGGAGGCGGCTGGGTTTATGGCAATTTGGATTCTGTCGATGCAGGCTGTCAATTATTAGCCGAGAAAGCACAGGCACTTGTTGTATCCGTCGATTATCGTCTAGCACCTGAGTATCCTTTCCCAATCCCACTTTATGATGCCTATGATAGCTTATTATGGGTGCAGGAGCAGCTGGAGGCACTGGGTGGTGATGCGACGAAAATTACGATTGCTGGTGATAGTGCTGGGGGGAATCTGGCAACGGTTGTTACTTATTTAGCTGCTGTATTAAATGGACCAGCTATCCATGCACAGGCACTGATTTATCCTGTTGTTCATCTGGATTTTTCCACAGCCTCTTATGCTGCCTATGGTGAAAACTATGGCTTGGATAAGCAAGGGATGGAATGGTTTGCCCACCATTATACAGATGTGCAAAACTTTACAGACCCGCTAATTTCGCCTTTATTAATTGAGGATGCAAGCATTTTTCCTAAAACACTGATTATTGCGGCGGATGCGGATGTACTCTACGATGAAGGGCATGCCTATGCACAAAAGCTGGCACAGGCAGGTGTTGCCGTTGAGCATATCACGATGCACGGCTTAATCCATAGCTATTTTAGTAAAATGACCTATTTTGAGGAAGCGACAATTGATACGGTTGAAAAAATTGCCCAGTTTCTGAAATAA